The Halobacillus ihumii genomic sequence GTAATGTTATTTGGCATTTTATTGGGAAACTATGAATTAAGTGGCACAATGGGCATGATTACAATGATACCGAGCGTATTAATAGCATTTTTTGTAGTGGCGATAGCTAGAAAAACAGGCTTAAAGAAAGCATATCTATCATGTGTTTGGGTTGGTTTTTTGTCTTTAGTTGGGTTGTTTTTTCTATTCCTGATAATAGATAACCCTTCAAGTATTTCTTTAAGTAACATTGGATTAGCAACAATTGTGTTTTTAACATTGTATACGTCAGCAATGAGCTTTGGCTTTCTTCCCACAACACTTGTAGTACCGATGGTTGCAGATGTGTCAGATTATGAAACACATAAATCAGGGCGTTATATTCCTGGTATGATGGGTACAATTTTCTCGTTTATCGATCAATTTGTTTCTTCAGCGGCACCGCTTATTATGGGTGTAGTTGTGGCTATGATCGGTTATGGTTCAGAGTATCCAGGAATAGGGGAACCGTTAACCACTCCATTATTCTGGGCAACCTTAATATTAGCGTTTGGAATACCTGCATTGCTATTAGTTGTATCAATTGTTTGCATGAAATTCTATAAACTTGATAGAAATACAATGGCAGAAATTCAAAAAGGTATTGCTGAAGTTAAAGAAAAAGCAGAACAAAAACGTGCTGCTGATCTATAGTTTGCAGAACAAGGATCAGAGTTAACTTAGAATGCTTTTTAAAAAACACTCTCGGTCAATTTATTATAGAATGTGGACAATTTAAAGCAATGACTTCTACTTAATACATAGTATAAACTTAAGTTAGTCCGCAGAAAGGAATGGTCGGTTTGGATGAATCCCTAATTGCAGTATATCGCGCTCATGGAAATGGGGAATCTTTTGACTATCATTCACATCAAGAATATGAAATTTATTTTTTTCATGCTGGCTCATGCAGGTATCTGATCCACAATAAAATTTATGATCTGGAACCAGGAGATATTATATTAATGGATGGTGTGACACTCCATAAGCCGAACATTCGCTCGAAAAGCGAATATGTCCGCAGTGTTATTCATTTTTCACCAGCATGGATAAAAGGTGTTCTTGAAGAAATGGGAAGCATGTATTTACTAGATCCTTTTAAAAAGCTACACCACTGTTTAATTCGAACAAAGGAAAATCAAGAATCGAATCGTTTAGAAGAAATCGTTTGCCGTCTTGCAGAGTTAAGATGGACAACGGATTTACAGGATGATTATGCAGAAACAGAAATGAAGGTGTTATTATTACAAGCGCTTATTAGTGTTAATCGACTCGGTAAAATAGACTCTATAAAACTATCGAATAACAAAGCAGACAAAACGGAACATGCGGAAAATATCGCTGCTTATGTCCAAACAAATTATATGAAAAAATTAACATTGGACTCGATAGCTGCAACACTTAACCTAAGTAAGTCCTACGTCTCACACGTTTTTAAAGAAATGACAGGGTTTACAGTAATGGAGTATTTAATGGGGTGTCGCTTAACACAAGTGAAATATTTACTTGAAATGGAACAAAGCAAAGCCTTAAAGGATGTGGCAATTGAAAGCGGATTTGAAAGCGTCCCCCATTTCAGTCGTTATTTCAAGAAGAAAGTGGGCGTAACAGCGCGGGAGTACCGTCGTTTACGGCAATAAATAAAAGCGAGGAGAATTGACTATGAAAAAAGTAAGATTAGGTATTATTGGCTTAGGAGCACAGGGTGGTGCTTATGCAGAATTTATCGCAGAAAATAGAGTAACAAACGTGGAAATCGGTGCTATTTGTGATATCGATACAGATAAAGAGGCCGTAGCTAAAGAAAAATATTCAGATGTCCCTTTTTATGATAATTATATTGACATGATTGAAGGCGGTAACATTGATGCTGTTGTTACTTGTGTTCCGCACTACTTACACCCGGAAATGGGTATCGAAGCGTTAAAAAGAGACATTCACGCATTGGTAGAAAAACCAGCGGGCGTTTATACAAAACAGGTTACAGAATTAAATGAATTCGCAGCAACAAAACCGGAATTAACGTTTGGTATTATGTTCAATCAAAGAACTAACGAATTATATCAAAAAGTGAAAGCGGTTATTGATAATGGCGAAATCGGTAATATTCGCCGGACGAACTGGATTATCACTACTTGGTGGAGACCACAAGGCTATTATGACCAAAGTTCATGGAGAGCGACATGGGAAGGTGAAGGTGGTGGTGTTCTTGTGAACCAGGCTCCACATCAATTAGATTTACTACAGTGGATTTGTGGCAGGCCAAAAAAAGTGTATTCTAATGTGAAATATGGTTATCAAAGGGATATTGCGGTGGAAGATGAGGTAACGACATTGCTTGACTATGGTAATGGTGCAACAGGTGTATTTATTACTTGTACACACGACATTATGGGTACAGACCGCTTAGAGATCCATGGAGATAAAGGGAAAATTGTGGTGGACGATAGCAAGAAGGTCACGATTAAACGCATGCATAAATCTGAGAAAGAAATGAGCGATACAATGGCCTGGGCAGATGTTACAAAACTTTTCATGGGTGGGGACCTGTCAGAAGTTTATAGTGAAGAAGTGCTTGAATTCGAAAGTGTCTGGGGCGCACAGCACACTGCGGTCATGGAAAACTTCGCAGCGAACATTTTAGACGGCACCCCATTGCTTGCACCTGGCAGTGATGGGATACATGGTGTAGCTTTAGCGAATGCCATTCATCTATCAAGCTGGCTAGGTAAAGAAGTAGAACTTCCAATTGATGAAGAAGTCTACCTGTCAGAATTAAATAAAAAGATTGAAGCGGGAAGACGTAATCCTGTTAAAAAGTAAGTTTATTGATCTACCCCATTTCTTGAAGGACATGGGGTAGTTTTTAAAGGAGCTTGGATCCATGCTGAAAATAGGAATTATTGGACTTGGTGATATATCTAAAATTCATATACCCGTTATTAAGGATAATCCAAATGTGGAGTTAGTTGCTGTTTGTGATATCGATGAGGAATTAAAGGATACCGTACCAGGGGCAAATTTTTATACCGATTACCATGTAATGCTGGAAAAGGAAACGTTGGATTGTGTCCATGTTTGTTTGCCGCACTATCTTCATTATGCTGCTACGAAAGCTTGTGTGGAAAAAGATATTCACGTGTTTCAAGAAAAACCTTTAGCACTAAATGCAGAAGAAGGCACGGCTTTAGTTGATTTGGAGGATTCCTGCAAGAACATTAAAATATGTGTTGCCTTTCAGAATCGTCTCAATGAAACGTTTGTAAAACTACAGGAGATTGTTGAAAGCGGGGAGTATGGCAAAGTAACCGGCTTAAAGGGACTGGTAACCTGGTTTAGACCAAAATCCTATTACGATGTAAAACCGTGGCGAGGTATCATGAAGCTGGCTGGTGGCGGTGTCATGATTAATCAGGCGATCCACACCTTGGATTTAATGCAGCTTATTGGCGGTGAAGTCGAAACAATTAAGGGGTCGATTGCCAACTTACTTGATTATGGTTTCGAAGTAGAAGATACTGCTACAGCTCATATTCAATTTGAAAATGGTGCAAAAGGGTTGTTTTTCGCAACAGTAACCAATGCGTCAAACTCTTCAGTAGAGTTTCAGGTGATTCTCGAAAAAGGCAAATTAACCATTAAAGACAGTATTTTAACTAGAACAAATGATGACGGGAAGAGGGAAAAGATTATCGAGGATGCAAAACTCCCCGGTGCTAAATTTTATTATGGGGCAAGCCATTCAAAATTAATTAATCATTTTTATTCTTGTATTGAAAATGACTCAGATGATTATATTCACGTGAAGGAAGCGCAAACATCGATGGAAATGATTAGTGCAATTCGTAGATCATCGAAAATTAATGAAGAAATAAAAATGGAGGTAAACCAATGAAAAAAGGAAAAATCGGTGTTCAAATGATGATGCTTAAAGGAAAAGTTGAAGAACTTGGAGCTTATGAAACAATGAAAGAATTACATAAGCTAGGCTTCGGAGCAGTGGAAGTATCACAGATTCCAATGACTGAAGAAAATGTATCGGAGTTAAAGAGAGCGAGCGAAGAATTTGATATAAACATCGCAGCACTATCTGCAGGATTAGAGCCAATGATGCCGGGGGCGCCTGGGGAAACATTAAAGAATGACTTTGATAAAATTATGAAGGATTGTAAAACACTAGATTGTAATTTTGTTCGTATTGGTATGCTTCCATTAACTAAAATGGCCGATAAAGATAAAATAATGGAATTTATCCAGGAAGCTGAAGTTATGGCAAAGCGCTTAGTTGAACATGGTATTGAGCTATATTATCATACCCACCATATCGAGTTCCAGAAATACGATGGAGAATATCTATTAGACCTTATGAAAAACAACACGTCTATACTGGGCTTTGAATTAGATGTTCACTGGATTCAAAGAGCTGGTGAAGATCCTGTGAAAGTCATTCAAAACTATAAGGATCGTATTTCGTTATTACATTTGAAAGATTATCGTATTGGAAAGTTAGATGTGAACGAGGAAGACTATCAAGACTTAGGTAAATTCTTTGGGAAATTCACTAATCTCATTGAATTTGCGGAAGTAGGTGAAGGAAATCTCGATATGAATGCAGTAATTGATGCTGGTCTTGAGAGTGGCGCTCAGTATTTCTTAATCGAGCAGGATGATACATATGGACGTGATCCATTTGATTGCTTGAAAACATCAGCCGATAACTTAAGAAAATTAGGTTATGCAGATTGGTTTTAATTTTAAATAAGATAATTGGTACCAAGGAGTGGATAATACATGAGTAAAGATGGCATGAATTACGCGCCAAAAGGCAAACCCAATCCGGTTGTGAAAGAGGGAGAATTTCCAGTGGCAGCTGCAGCACTTGATCACGGCCATATTAATGGAATGTGCAACGGATTAGTAGAAGCAGGTGCTACACTTAAATGGGTATACGACCCTGACCCTGAAAAAGTGAAGGAGTTTGTAGAACAATTTCCAGGTGTTCAAATTGCAGATTCGTTAGAGCAAATTTTACATGATGAATCCATTAAATTAGTGGCAGGAGCAGCTATCCCTTCTGAACGAAGTGCACTAGGTAATAAGGTTATGGAAGCTGGGAAAGATTATTTCACGGATAAAACGCCTTTTACAACCAAGGCTCAATTAGAAGAAACAAAGTTGGTAGTGGAAAGAACTGGCCAAAAATATATGGTTTATTTCAGTGAACGGCTGCACGTGGAAGGTGCTGTGTTTGCAGGTGATCTTATTAAGGATGGAGCAATTGGAAACGTTATTCAAGTGACAGGATTTGGACCGCATCGCTTGAATGCATCAAGTCGTCCGGAATGGTTTTTTACTAAAGAACAATACGGTGGTATTTTATGTGATATCGGAAGCCATCAGATTGAACAATTTTTATATTTTGCAGGCTGTGAAGATGCTGAAATTTTACACAGTAAAGTCGGAAACTATAATAATCCCGACCATCCAGAACTGGAGGATTATGGTGATGCGACATTACGAGGGGATAACGGGGCCACACAAATTTTTAAAGTGGATTGGTTCACGCCGGAAGGATTAAGTACATGGGGAGACGGTCGTACCTTTATTACTGGGACAGAAGGGACGATTGAAATACGCAAATACGTTGATGTTGCACGCGCGGAATCTGGTGATCATCTTTATTTAGTAAATAAGGATGGCGAGAAGCATTACGAGTTATCAGGCAAGGTAGGTTTCCCCTTCTTTGGTGAGCTTATAAAGGATTGTATTAATCGCACGGAAAAAGCAATGTCGCAGGCACATGCATTTAAGGCTGCTGAACTATGCTTGCAAGCACAGGAGCAAGCCGTGGTTGTAACTAAGTAGACATAATGATACATGATAAACCATCCTTCTTATTGAAGGATGGTTTTAATAGTTTAGAGGGGCTCTATCCTTCCCTATAGGCTTTATTATGCAGCAGGGCTTGTAATAAGTCATATGAAATGAACTCAGAGGCGCCAAAAATGATTGGACAGTTTTGTTTCAGCAGTGTAATTTTTATCCTTCACCAGAAATTTCCTTTATAGTGGAACAAGCCCCAGCCTTCATGTAATATTGTAAGTATATGGGAGAAAAAACCAAAAGTTCAATAGTGTTATACGTGTAACTTAAACTTAAGTTCATAGATTTGATTTTTCTCCCTTGATCATACACTCATAATGCAGTCATAGCTCTGGTAACAAAATGGTTTCTAAAACTCATTACTTATACAAGGGGATCTCATTATGAATGAAGGGAAAATTATTAAGTTTTATCGTGAGCAATCGGGAATGACACAAGAACAGCTAGGGAGGGGAATTTGTTCCGTTACACATATCAGCAAAATTGAACTCGGACAAACTCATTACTCTTCCGAAATCGTATCATTAGTAGCTGAACGACTGAACATTAATATGGAGGCGGAGATCGATAATTTTATAACGGTAAAACAAAAGCTTGATCGTTGGCTTTACGCAATCAGTTTGGAGAGGGAACAGGAGTTTGAAGCGATCAGAAATGAACTCGCGGACAATCCATTCATTGAGATCTCTGAGTACCATTGCTTTTACACCTTATTGTTGGCGCGTTACTGTCTGTTAAAGGATAAAAACGACGACGCCTGTGAGATTGTAAGGAATATTAATGAAAAAACACTTCCTCC encodes the following:
- a CDS encoding AraC family transcriptional regulator; translation: MVGLDESLIAVYRAHGNGESFDYHSHQEYEIYFFHAGSCRYLIHNKIYDLEPGDIILMDGVTLHKPNIRSKSEYVRSVIHFSPAWIKGVLEEMGSMYLLDPFKKLHHCLIRTKENQESNRLEEIVCRLAELRWTTDLQDDYAETEMKVLLLQALISVNRLGKIDSIKLSNNKADKTEHAENIAAYVQTNYMKKLTLDSIAATLNLSKSYVSHVFKEMTGFTVMEYLMGCRLTQVKYLLEMEQSKALKDVAIESGFESVPHFSRYFKKKVGVTAREYRRLRQ
- a CDS encoding Gfo/Idh/MocA family protein, producing MKKVRLGIIGLGAQGGAYAEFIAENRVTNVEIGAICDIDTDKEAVAKEKYSDVPFYDNYIDMIEGGNIDAVVTCVPHYLHPEMGIEALKRDIHALVEKPAGVYTKQVTELNEFAATKPELTFGIMFNQRTNELYQKVKAVIDNGEIGNIRRTNWIITTWWRPQGYYDQSSWRATWEGEGGGVLVNQAPHQLDLLQWICGRPKKVYSNVKYGYQRDIAVEDEVTTLLDYGNGATGVFITCTHDIMGTDRLEIHGDKGKIVVDDSKKVTIKRMHKSEKEMSDTMAWADVTKLFMGGDLSEVYSEEVLEFESVWGAQHTAVMENFAANILDGTPLLAPGSDGIHGVALANAIHLSSWLGKEVELPIDEEVYLSELNKKIEAGRRNPVKK
- a CDS encoding Gfo/Idh/MocA family protein yields the protein MLKIGIIGLGDISKIHIPVIKDNPNVELVAVCDIDEELKDTVPGANFYTDYHVMLEKETLDCVHVCLPHYLHYAATKACVEKDIHVFQEKPLALNAEEGTALVDLEDSCKNIKICVAFQNRLNETFVKLQEIVESGEYGKVTGLKGLVTWFRPKSYYDVKPWRGIMKLAGGGVMINQAIHTLDLMQLIGGEVETIKGSIANLLDYGFEVEDTATAHIQFENGAKGLFFATVTNASNSSVEFQVILEKGKLTIKDSILTRTNDDGKREKIIEDAKLPGAKFYYGASHSKLINHFYSCIENDSDDYIHVKEAQTSMEMISAIRRSSKINEEIKMEVNQ
- a CDS encoding sugar phosphate isomerase/epimerase family protein, which encodes MKKGKIGVQMMMLKGKVEELGAYETMKELHKLGFGAVEVSQIPMTEENVSELKRASEEFDINIAALSAGLEPMMPGAPGETLKNDFDKIMKDCKTLDCNFVRIGMLPLTKMADKDKIMEFIQEAEVMAKRLVEHGIELYYHTHHIEFQKYDGEYLLDLMKNNTSILGFELDVHWIQRAGEDPVKVIQNYKDRISLLHLKDYRIGKLDVNEEDYQDLGKFFGKFTNLIEFAEVGEGNLDMNAVIDAGLESGAQYFLIEQDDTYGRDPFDCLKTSADNLRKLGYADWF
- a CDS encoding Gfo/Idh/MocA family protein; its protein translation is MSKDGMNYAPKGKPNPVVKEGEFPVAAAALDHGHINGMCNGLVEAGATLKWVYDPDPEKVKEFVEQFPGVQIADSLEQILHDESIKLVAGAAIPSERSALGNKVMEAGKDYFTDKTPFTTKAQLEETKLVVERTGQKYMVYFSERLHVEGAVFAGDLIKDGAIGNVIQVTGFGPHRLNASSRPEWFFTKEQYGGILCDIGSHQIEQFLYFAGCEDAEILHSKVGNYNNPDHPELEDYGDATLRGDNGATQIFKVDWFTPEGLSTWGDGRTFITGTEGTIEIRKYVDVARAESGDHLYLVNKDGEKHYELSGKVGFPFFGELIKDCINRTEKAMSQAHAFKAAELCLQAQEQAVVVTK